From Xylanivirga thermophila, the proteins below share one genomic window:
- a CDS encoding ATP-dependent DNA helicase, producing MDNQMEVKISVRDLVEFILRSGSIDSSFIGSNRAVEGTRIHQKIQRSFKEGYESEVVLKYTVNYKDFLLTVEGRADGIIHQNDMVIIDEIKTTTAPLEMIDEHFNPLHWAQAKCYAYIYAEQYHIEDTNVRLTYYQLDLDEIKYIDKCFSFDELKTFFQTITDEYYKWAKKTFDWNVEKIAAIKDLKFPYEDYRKGQREMAVAVYKTIENEKKLFAQAPTGIGKTISAIFPAIKAMGEGHTSKIFYLTAKTITRTAAQDAFSIMREKGLKLKYIILTAKEKICFNDETICTPEECIYASGHFDRVNAAIDDILSNEDELSREIIEEYAKKHRVCPFEFSLDLTLWADAIICDYNYVFDPSVYLKRFFMDRGGDYTVLIDEAHNLVDRSREMFSAELYKRPFLDLKRMMKEESPKISKELGKINKFMLDMGKLCGENGYFIVKEPHEKIYALLKTFMHLSEEYLLKHKDGEVYEKLLQLYFDCVSFTRIWELYDERYTTYVEKTDDDVKIKLFCLDPSYQLREVLKKCRASVFFSATLLPMGYHRNILGGSEEDYGIYLDSPFSIDNRRILIADNISTRYRDREQSYGVIADYIKAVISAKAGNYMVFFPSYQYMDAVYDVFIERYSGINAYAQLPGMTEKEREKFLEFFRPNPEESGIGFCVLGGIYSEGIDLKYDRLIGVIIVGVGLPQICLERNIIREYFEESQNLGYAYAYMYPGMNKVLQAAGRLIRSEEDKGIILLIDDRFKYQSYQRLFPKEWFPYMRVNELNIDRCIKNFWREKLPD from the coding sequence ATGGATAATCAAATGGAAGTAAAAATTTCTGTTCGCGATCTAGTGGAATTTATCTTACGTTCAGGCAGTATAGATTCTAGCTTTATAGGTAGCAATAGGGCAGTAGAAGGCACAAGGATACACCAAAAGATACAAAGGTCTTTTAAAGAGGGATATGAGTCAGAGGTTGTGCTAAAATATACAGTTAACTACAAAGATTTTCTGTTGACTGTTGAAGGACGGGCTGATGGGATTATTCATCAGAATGATATGGTAATTATAGATGAGATCAAGACTACTACGGCTCCCTTGGAGATGATAGATGAGCATTTCAATCCCCTACACTGGGCTCAAGCAAAATGTTATGCCTATATTTATGCAGAGCAATATCATATTGAGGATACAAATGTTAGACTTACGTATTATCAACTGGATTTAGATGAGATAAAATATATAGACAAATGTTTTAGCTTTGACGAGCTAAAGACTTTTTTCCAAACCATTACCGATGAATATTATAAATGGGCTAAAAAAACATTTGACTGGAACGTAGAAAAAATTGCAGCTATTAAAGATCTAAAATTTCCTTATGAAGATTATAGGAAAGGGCAGCGGGAGATGGCAGTAGCTGTATACAAGACAATTGAAAATGAGAAGAAATTATTTGCCCAGGCACCTACAGGGATTGGCAAGACAATTTCAGCCATATTCCCAGCTATAAAGGCCATGGGTGAGGGTCATACATCCAAGATCTTTTATCTAACAGCAAAGACTATAACGAGGACTGCGGCTCAGGATGCCTTTTCCATAATGAGAGAGAAGGGTCTCAAACTAAAATATATTATCCTAACTGCAAAGGAGAAAATCTGCTTTAATGATGAAACCATATGCACACCTGAAGAATGTATATATGCAAGTGGTCACTTTGATAGGGTAAATGCTGCTATAGATGATATACTCTCAAACGAGGATGAATTATCAAGGGAAATTATAGAGGAGTATGCCAAAAAGCATAGAGTATGTCCTTTTGAATTTTCCCTCGATCTCACGTTATGGGCCGATGCTATAATATGTGACTACAATTATGTTTTTGATCCCAGTGTATATCTAAAGAGATTTTTTATGGACAGGGGAGGCGACTATACCGTATTAATCGATGAAGCACATAACTTAGTGGATAGATCCAGGGAGATGTTTTCGGCGGAGTTATACAAAAGGCCTTTTCTTGATTTAAAGAGAATGATGAAGGAAGAATCGCCTAAAATATCAAAGGAACTGGGCAAGATAAATAAGTTCATGCTTGATATGGGTAAGTTGTGTGGGGAAAATGGATATTTTATAGTAAAAGAGCCTCATGAAAAGATATATGCCTTGTTAAAAACATTTATGCATTTATCGGAGGAATATCTTTTAAAGCATAAAGATGGTGAAGTATATGAAAAGCTCCTCCAATTGTATTTTGATTGTGTATCTTTTACAAGGATATGGGAGCTTTATGATGAGAGGTATACTACATATGTAGAAAAGACAGATGATGATGTAAAGATAAAATTGTTCTGTCTGGATCCGTCATATCAATTAAGAGAGGTACTAAAAAAATGCAGGGCATCTGTATTTTTCTCTGCTACGCTGTTGCCCATGGGTTATCACAGAAATATACTAGGTGGTAGTGAAGAGGATTATGGCATATACTTAGATTCTCCTTTTAGTATCGATAATAGACGTATACTTATTGCAGATAACATATCTACAAGGTATCGGGATAGGGAACAAAGCTATGGGGTGATAGCAGATTATATAAAGGCGGTTATTAGTGCAAAGGCAGGTAACTATATGGTGTTTTTTCCATCATATCAATACATGGATGCTGTATATGATGTGTTTATAGAGAGATATTCTGGGATAAATGCCTATGCCCAACTGCCGGGGATGACTGAGAAAGAGAGGGAAAAATTTTTAGAATTTTTCCGGCCTAATCCAGAAGAGAGCGGCATAGGTTTTTGCGTTTTAGGTGGTATATATTCAGAGGGTATCGATCTTAAGTATGATAGATTGATTGGTGTAATAATAGTTGGGGTGGGTTTACCTCAGATATGTCTGGAGAGAAATATAATAAGGGAGTATTTTGAGGAAAGTCAAAATCTAGGGTATGCATATGCATATATGTATCCTGGTATGAATAAGGTATTACAGGCTGCTGGAAGGCTTATAAGATCTGAAGAGGATAAGGGTATAATACTTCTAATAGATGATAGATTTAAATATCAGAGTTACCAAAGGTTGTTTCCCAAGGAGTGGTTTCCGTATATGAGGGTTAATGAATTAAATATAGATAGATGCATAAAAAATTTTTGGCGGGAGAAATTGCCAGATTAA
- a CDS encoding PFL family protein, translating into MNSLEILETVQMIEKQKLDIRTITMGISLRDCCHSDGNIARQKIYDKITHYAENLVKVGEEISIQYGIPIINKRISVTPISMIAESSDEEDYVKFAQTLDKAAKEVGVNFIGGYSALVHKGYTKGDIKLIESIPEALSTTERVCSSINVATTKSGINMDAVKKMGEIIKETAWLTKDKDGLGCAKLVVFANAVEDNPFMAGAFHGVGESECVINVGISGPGTVKAALENVKGESFDVVSETIKKTAFKITRMGQLVAHEASKRLNVPFGIVDLSLAPTPDVGDSVARIIEEMGIESCGAPGTTAAVALLNDAVKKGGIMASSHVGGLSGAFIPVSEDEGMIAAVNNGSLNIEKLEAMTCVCSVGLDMIAIPGDTPATTISAIIADEAAIGMINSKTTAVRIIPAPGKKAGDTVEFGGLLGRAPVMEVSRFSSSDFANRGGRIPAPIHSFKN; encoded by the coding sequence ATAAATTCTTTGGAAATCTTAGAAACGGTACAGATGATAGAAAAACAAAAGTTGGATATACGAACCATCACTATGGGTATATCACTTCGTGATTGCTGCCATAGTGACGGTAATATTGCAAGACAGAAGATTTACGATAAGATTACCCATTATGCAGAGAATTTGGTTAAGGTGGGAGAAGAGATATCCATTCAATATGGCATCCCCATAATAAATAAAAGGATCTCAGTAACTCCAATATCCATGATAGCAGAATCTAGTGATGAGGAGGATTATGTAAAGTTTGCACAGACCCTTGATAAGGCGGCAAAGGAAGTAGGGGTAAACTTCATTGGTGGGTATTCTGCCCTAGTACACAAGGGTTATACAAAGGGTGATATAAAGCTTATAGAGTCCATACCGGAAGCCCTTAGTACCACTGAGAGGGTATGTTCATCTATCAATGTAGCTACTACTAAATCTGGTATAAATATGGACGCCGTAAAGAAGATGGGTGAAATCATAAAGGAGACTGCATGGCTTACTAAAGATAAGGATGGCTTAGGATGCGCCAAGCTGGTAGTGTTTGCAAATGCTGTTGAAGATAATCCTTTTATGGCAGGGGCATTTCATGGTGTAGGTGAGTCTGAATGTGTCATAAATGTAGGTATAAGCGGTCCTGGTACTGTAAAGGCGGCACTTGAAAATGTAAAGGGTGAGAGCTTTGATGTAGTGTCTGAAACCATAAAGAAGACTGCATTTAAAATTACCAGAATGGGGCAATTGGTTGCCCATGAGGCATCAAAGAGACTTAACGTGCCATTTGGGATTGTGGATCTATCCCTTGCACCTACTCCGGATGTAGGTGATAGTGTTGCGCGAATAATTGAAGAGATGGGTATAGAAAGCTGTGGCGCTCCAGGGACAACTGCGGCAGTTGCATTATTAAACGATGCTGTTAAAAAAGGTGGTATTATGGCATCTTCACATGTAGGTGGACTAAGTGGTGCATTTATACCGGTAAGTGAGGATGAAGGCATGATTGCAGCAGTAAACAATGGCTCACTTAATATAGAAAAGCTGGAGGCCATGACATGCGTGTGCTCAGTTGGCTTGGATATGATAGCAATACCGGGCGATACTCCCGCCACTACCATATCTGCAATTATTGCCGATGAAGCGGCTATAGGTATGATAAATAGCAAGACAACGGCGGTTAGGATCATCCCGGCGCCGGGCAAAAAGGCGGGAGATACTGTAGAGTTCGGTGGGCTTTTAGGCAGGGCGCCTGTAATGGAAGTGAGTCGATTTTCAAGCAGTGATTTTGCTAATAGAGGCGGGAGGATCCCCGCTCCAATACACAGCTTCAAGAATTAA
- a CDS encoding ACT domain-containing protein, translating to MKAIVTVIGKDKVGIISNVSTALAECDVNILDITQTIMQEYFTMMMLIDLSNMNLSFDELKEKLDVIGQQMGVSIKTQHEDVFKSMHRI from the coding sequence ATGAAGGCTATTGTCACGGTTATAGGAAAAGATAAGGTCGGTATTATATCAAATGTAAGTACCGCCTTGGCTGAATGTGATGTGAATATATTGGATATTACCCAGACTATAATGCAAGAATACTTTACAATGATGATGCTGATAGATCTGTCCAATATGAATTTGTCATTTGATGAATTGAAGGAAAAATTAGATGTTATAGGGCAACAGATGGGTGTTTCTATAAAGACGCAACATGAAGATGTGTTTAAATCCATGCATAGGATATAA
- a CDS encoding ABC transporter ATP-binding protein, producing MREDKSKTRPNKRTGRGPGGPRMGMPIEKAKDFKGTLKRLVKYLSPYRVQLIVVLIMAILSTVFSIISPKVMGLTTDKLYEGIKARMQGVADAKIDFNYIGKILVILAGLYIASALFNYIQQFIMAGISQKLVYELRKEVNLKLSRLPLKFFDSKTTGEILSRVTNDVDNISATLQQSITQLISAAITLVGIIAMMLSISPIMTLICFVTLPLSIIATKGIASRSQRYFKGQQEALGDINGHIEEMYTGHKIIKAFGHEEKAIEEFNEINERLYESSWKAQFISGIIMPIMNFINNIGYVFVSVVGGIFVTRNTVSIGDIQAFIQYSRHFTQPIVQTADIANVIQSTIASAERVFELLDEEEEIPDPEDARVIEEAKGRVQFQGVQFGYDEGERLIEDMNIYIQPGQTIAIVGPTGAGKTTLVNLLMRFYEIDGGQITVDGVDIRELKRGNLRSIFGMVLQDTWLFNGTIRDNIAYGREDATDYEIITAAKLAQADHFIRTLPDGYETMLNEEASNISQGQKQLLTIARALLADPKILILDEATSSVDTRTELLIQKAMEELMKGRTSFVIAHRLSTIRNADMILVMNDGRIIEKGTHEELMDRGDFYAELYNSQFIGADIEEKAV from the coding sequence ATGAGAGAAGATAAAAGTAAAACAAGGCCTAATAAGAGAACAGGAAGGGGACCGGGCGGACCGAGAATGGGTATGCCTATAGAAAAGGCGAAGGATTTTAAAGGGACGCTTAAAAGACTGGTTAAGTATTTATCGCCCTATAGGGTACAACTGATAGTAGTGCTTATAATGGCTATTCTTAGTACAGTCTTTAGTATAATAAGTCCAAAGGTTATGGGTCTTACTACGGATAAGCTTTATGAAGGTATAAAGGCTAGGATGCAAGGGGTAGCAGATGCTAAGATAGATTTTAATTATATCGGTAAGATACTAGTGATTTTAGCCGGATTATATATTGCAAGTGCACTTTTTAACTATATTCAACAATTTATCATGGCTGGAATTTCGCAGAAATTAGTATATGAGTTACGAAAAGAGGTAAACTTAAAGCTCTCCCGCCTTCCACTAAAATTTTTTGACTCAAAGACCACAGGGGAGATCTTAAGCCGGGTAACCAATGATGTGGATAATATAAGTGCTACCCTGCAGCAGAGTATTACACAGCTTATTTCAGCAGCAATAACGCTTGTAGGTATAATAGCCATGATGCTTTCAATAAGTCCTATAATGACCCTTATATGTTTTGTAACACTGCCCCTTAGCATAATTGCAACAAAGGGAATAGCCTCACGCTCCCAGAGATATTTTAAAGGGCAGCAGGAAGCACTAGGGGATATAAATGGACATATAGAGGAGATGTATACTGGGCATAAGATAATAAAGGCATTTGGTCATGAAGAAAAGGCAATAGAGGAATTTAACGAGATCAATGAAAGACTTTATGAATCAAGTTGGAAGGCGCAGTTTATATCTGGTATCATAATGCCGATTATGAACTTTATAAACAATATAGGATATGTGTTTGTCTCAGTAGTTGGAGGTATATTTGTTACTAGAAATACAGTAAGTATTGGTGATATTCAGGCTTTTATACAGTATTCAAGGCATTTCACGCAGCCTATAGTACAGACTGCTGATATTGCAAATGTTATTCAGTCTACAATCGCATCGGCTGAACGCGTATTTGAACTACTGGATGAAGAAGAGGAAATACCTGATCCTGAGGATGCAAGGGTTATTGAAGAGGCTAAAGGCAGAGTGCAGTTTCAGGGTGTGCAGTTTGGATATGATGAAGGCGAAAGGCTTATAGAGGACATGAATATATATATACAGCCTGGTCAAACCATCGCTATTGTAGGTCCTACAGGTGCAGGTAAGACTACATTGGTAAATCTCCTTATGCGTTTTTATGAAATAGATGGGGGTCAAATTACTGTAGATGGGGTGGATATAAGGGAACTTAAACGTGGAAATCTTCGCAGCATATTTGGCATGGTATTGCAGGATACATGGTTGTTTAATGGCACTATAAGGGATAATATAGCATATGGGCGGGAGGATGCCACAGATTATGAGATCATTACGGCAGCGAAACTTGCTCAGGCGGATCATTTTATTAGAACCCTTCCAGATGGATATGAAACCATGCTCAATGAGGAGGCTTCAAATATCTCCCAAGGACAAAAACAGCTTTTGACCATAGCTCGTGCATTACTTGCTGATCCTAAAATTCTTATACTGGATGAGGCTACTAGCAGCGTTGATACAAGGACTGAGCTACTCATACAAAAGGCAATGGAAGAACTTATGAAAGGGAGAACCAGTTTTGTCATTGCCCATAGACTGTCTACAATACGCAATGCAGACATGATACTGGTCATGAATGACGGCCGCATCATAGAAAAAGGCACCCATGAGGAACTCATGGACAGGGGAGATTTTTATGCGGAGCTTTATAATAGCCAGTTTATAGGGGCAGATATTGAAGAAAAGGCAGTATAG
- a CDS encoding ABC transporter ATP-binding protein, with amino-acid sequence MRKLFKGLKPYIKYVIGVLIFTFINALSELYLPNMMSKIVNNGIVKGDTNYIMKIGGIMLIVAAFSAVSMIFASLLSSKASMGFGRDLRRKVFAHVEEFSLREFDSIGTASLITRTTNDITQVQQVSIMMLRMMVRAPMMCIGGIIMALSKNARLSIIMLFSMPVLFAVIYIVGKKGFPLFKMIQKKIDRVNLVLREQLTGIRVIRAFDRTRHEEERFDTANKDLTDTSIKVNRIMTLLMPLINIILNFTIIAVIWFGSKHIDSGIMQVGDLMAFIQYVMQIMFSMVMLSMMFIMLPRASASASRINEVLDTVPTIEDKESLSVIGDKKGFLEFKDVTFSYPGAEKPVLTHISFSAKPGETTAIIGGTGSGKSTLINLIPRFYDVDSGAILVDGIDVRDLSQEELRSRIGFVPQKAVLFTGTIADNIRYGKEDATDEEIGYAAEIAQAADFISNMDKGFDSFIAQGGTNVSGGQKQRISIARALVRKPEIYIFDDSFSALDFKTDARLRKALKKETKNATVIIVAQRVSTVMDADRIIVLDEGRIVGIGKHKELLAGCEVYREIVSSQLSEEEIA; translated from the coding sequence ATGCGAAAATTATTCAAAGGTTTAAAGCCATATATAAAATATGTCATTGGAGTTTTGATATTTACGTTTATAAATGCGTTGTCAGAGTTATATTTGCCAAACATGATGTCAAAGATTGTAAATAATGGCATAGTAAAAGGAGATACCAATTATATAATGAAGATCGGTGGAATTATGCTTATTGTGGCAGCTTTTTCAGCTGTGAGCATGATTTTTGCCAGCCTTTTGTCATCAAAGGCATCTATGGGATTTGGCAGGGATCTTCGTAGGAAAGTATTTGCCCATGTAGAGGAATTTTCACTTAGGGAATTTGACAGTATAGGAACTGCTTCACTTATCACTAGGACTACAAATGATATAACACAGGTTCAGCAGGTGTCTATAATGATGCTACGTATGATGGTGAGGGCACCTATGATGTGTATTGGAGGTATAATTATGGCCTTGTCCAAAAATGCAAGGCTGTCAATAATAATGTTATTTTCAATGCCTGTGTTATTTGCAGTTATATATATAGTCGGGAAAAAAGGATTTCCATTGTTCAAAATGATACAGAAAAAGATAGACCGGGTAAACCTTGTTTTACGGGAACAGCTCACAGGTATCAGAGTCATAAGGGCGTTTGATCGTACGCGTCATGAAGAAGAACGTTTTGATACGGCAAATAAGGATCTTACCGATACTAGCATAAAAGTAAATAGAATTATGACATTATTGATGCCCCTTATAAATATCATACTGAACTTTACAATAATTGCTGTTATATGGTTTGGAAGCAAGCACATAGATAGTGGTATTATGCAGGTGGGAGATTTGATGGCATTTATTCAATATGTAATGCAGATAATGTTCTCAATGGTAATGCTTTCTATGATGTTTATAATGCTTCCAAGGGCATCTGCTTCTGCGTCTAGGATAAACGAAGTACTTGATACGGTTCCAACTATTGAAGATAAAGAAAGTTTGAGTGTTATAGGTGATAAAAAAGGTTTTCTTGAGTTTAAAGATGTGACATTTAGCTATCCTGGTGCAGAAAAACCTGTCTTAACACATATCTCATTTAGTGCAAAGCCAGGAGAAACAACTGCCATAATAGGAGGTACAGGTTCGGGAAAGTCTACCCTTATAAACCTTATACCCCGTTTTTATGATGTGGATAGTGGCGCTATTTTAGTCGATGGAATTGATGTGAGGGATCTATCACAGGAGGAGTTAAGGTCTAGGATTGGCTTTGTGCCACAAAAAGCGGTTCTTTTTACAGGTACTATTGCAGATAATATCAGATATGGCAAGGAAGATGCTACTGATGAGGAGATAGGATATGCAGCGGAAATCGCTCAAGCGGCGGATTTTATATCAAACATGGATAAAGGATTTGATTCCTTTATCGCCCAAGGTGGGACTAATGTTTCCGGAGGTCAAAAACAGCGTATATCCATTGCTAGGGCTTTAGTTAGGAAACCGGAGATATATATATTTGATGATAGCTTTTCTGCCCTCGATTTTAAGACAGATGCAAGGCTTCGTAAAGCACTTAAAAAAGAAACAAAAAATGCCACTGTAATCATTGTTGCACAAAGGGTAAGTACTGTAATGGATGCAGATAGAATCATCGTTTTGGATGAGGGTAGAATTGTCGGTATAGGGAAACATAAGGAACTTTTAGCTGGATGTGAAGTATATAGGGAAATAGTATCTTCCCAGCTTTCTGAGGAGGAGATAGCATGA
- a CDS encoding MarR family winged helix-turn-helix transcriptional regulator — MEPFEDESLYHIFMDVIRLHYYRTHTLLDEIGVYPGQPPMLFALSKKDGQSQTELSEELNLKPSTITVMLKRMEKAELVERRVDMEDQRISRVYITEKGRTVFEEVNRLMDIIKSECFDNFTMEELVLLRRLLMQMRDNLMKAIDDKDI, encoded by the coding sequence ATGGAGCCTTTTGAGGATGAATCGTTATACCATATATTTATGGATGTAATACGTTTGCACTACTACCGCACTCATACCTTACTAGATGAGATAGGGGTTTATCCTGGCCAGCCTCCCATGTTATTTGCTTTATCGAAAAAAGATGGTCAAAGCCAAACTGAGCTATCAGAAGAATTGAACTTAAAGCCTTCTACTATCACTGTAATGTTAAAAAGGATGGAAAAGGCGGAATTGGTAGAGCGAAGGGTGGATATGGAGGATCAACGTATTTCACGAGTATATATTACTGAAAAGGGGCGGACGGTTTTTGAAGAGGTAAATAGGCTAATGGATATTATAAAATCTGAATGTTTTGATAATTTTACTATGGAAGAGCTGGTGTTATTGAGGAGATTATTGATGCAAATGAGGGATAACCTTATGAAGGCAATTGATGATAAAGATATATAA